GGACAAAATAACTGTTTAATAGTCAGGACTGAAGTCTGCTTACCCCTGAAGTAAACTATCTAGTTCTGTTGCTTCACATAACATAATTAATGCAAAATATCCTAACAAGTAGAACAGAGTTAAAACCACTGCTATTTATGGTTACAACCTTCTCTCGAGCCATTTGATTCAAATGGCTCATTGGCTACAAGATTTTCAACTAACAGCAGTCATATCAAGACATGGTGCCCAATGTATCTATATATGGTTAAAAGCTTTAGATACCTTTATGCAGTCGTATCGATGGATGATCCCCAATATATTTAACAGTTGCCTTTTGTACTCATGAATTCGTTTTATCTGAACATCAAACATTGCATCTAAACTGACCTGCAAAGTAAAACAGCAAAAAACCTTTGCATGAAATTCAAGCTTTCGAAAAATGCAAGAGCGTAAAGTTGGCAGTCAGCAAACAAAGAGACTTAACACTTTGAACAAATGTAGATATCAGTAAACCTTTATTCCACTAAGTGTTTCAATATATTCTGCGAGCCTCGCTTTATTAACCTTCTTCACCTACGCAAGTCAATGAACTAAAATTATTTCCAGCATTATACTCAAAATGCAATAGCAGCACCATAAATAGTTCTTTCTAGATCACTACAAAATGCAAATAAGTTCAATGTTTTACCATCTTCCATTCACGCTGTAGATCAGGATCTGAAACATGTTGTCGCAAACCAGCTAAGAGATCAACATTGCGTATCCAGGATTCTGTTCCAAGCCATTTTGAGATAAGTGAAGACAAATTTGGATTGCTCACCACTACCCATCGGCGctgataaacaatgtacagaagTTAGAACATTTACTACCAGGACAAACTACTATGCCTTGTATAATCACATATTAGAAGTTTTAAAACAATGCAAATATCAATGTGTTTTGACAATACTACACAACCAATTCCTTTCCAAAATGACTAAGAAATCACAGATTGAGAAAGTAATACAAATCATCTTGTCTGAGTTCTTGGTGAGAAACCACAACTTCAAGAGAGGTATACAATAGGGGAAaacaattttattttgtttaccTGGGTAACTCCATTTGTCTTGTACTGGAACTTCTGAGGCCATAACTCGTAAAAATCCTGCAAGACGTTATAACAAATATTAGTTTTCTGTTTCCTACATATGGCTTCTAAAGCAATCCTTGACATTAAAAGAAACAGAACAGTAGGTGTataacaaacaaaaaagaaacttCTATCTTGTCGTGCAAATCAAATTGATACAAATCTTGCTCCAATAATTAAGACCAAAGTCTTAGACAATCAGGATTAATGATGAAAATGTACTGGATTGAAGCACTAAGACATGTCTACCAGTAAAATTTTTTAGTGAATGCGACCAGGATTTTGAGACAGAACAATATTTCGTAGACTTGCCATGTGGCTCAAATGTGCTCGGTGGTTTTGGCCTTGCAAACTATTTAACTATAAAGAGAGAGACTGACTACTACTTATTAAGCCTCTCACTCAGCTTGTAAAAATAAATACCAAACTAAAGATCAAGATAAAATGGCTTGCACATCGTTCTACGAAATGTACAAAGGTAAAATAGAAAACTGTGGAAGTTAAATATGACAGTGTACTCTCTGCGTTGGAcgatttttttgataaatttgaggAGCACAGAAACAGTATATGCAAGTTTCTTCTACAGGACCCTCATCATTTTACTGAATGCTCCCATGGGGAATATCCAATTTCCATTCTGGCAATCATTCATTGTCAATCCTTTCCATTTCTCCAGAAAGATGGGAAACagaatcatgaaatcaatcacaCTTCAATCTTCTGTCCTGTAATTTCATTATGCCTATTAAGGTGGATTGAATTTGTTTTCCAGTCATGAGCTTTAGGTTGACTgatacaataataatatttcaaCTTCTTATGATTTATTTTGTATGGAAAAAAGATATACTTTGTGTGATCATAAAAATCTTACTGCTAGTGTGTTCTTGTCCACCAAGCACTTCATTCTAAAAGCTTTGTTTCGCCAATATAATGAGGATGGTGGATAAAATATGGGCAAAAAGAGGCCTAactcaaatttcagcttaacAACATCTGGTAATTTAAATACTGCTGAAGCAGCAGCTGTCTTAAGAGAACTTGAGAATCTCATCAAGCACTAACTCCTATGCATCTGAGGAGGTACAAAATGAAAGATATGCTACTTGACAAATTAATTTGTTCGAAATTACCTTGAATACCCTCTCTTTAAGTAAATCAAGATGTACTTTGGAGACGCCATTCACAATTTGACAACAAACAATTGATAAGTTTGCCATTCGAATGCTCTGTCAACTCAAAGAAGATTATCATGAATAAGTTCCTGCACCATAATTTGTCAGGTAAAATCAAGCAAATACTGGCAAACCAAAGAGAAAGCCTTCAAGATAAAGACTAAAAATTCATGCTTTTCTCTTCTCCAAATTATTCGGCTAAAGACTAATCCACATATGGTCCAAAATACATAACCTGAAAACAAGCATCAGACCAAATGTAGAAGAGCAAACACAAAGAGTGGAGGGAGTCAAAAGGGAAGTGTAGATAAACATTAATAACAAGCCTACAAGAAGTGCTTCGCAAAAGATGAGCAAACAATCTGCTGGATGCAGTGAATGCAAGGTCCTAGTAAAAGGATTCTGTATAACTAGgctaaaaattcataaaatcAGCAATTATCAAGCAACTTGCACAAGGGGTATTTCATTTTTGTGTTTATAACGTATAATTTCCTCCACCTCAGTTTGCACGTTTGATTTACTCAGTCAATTGAACTTTATTTGAAGCAATCCAACTTTAAGTCTTTTAAGTGTTTTGGAAGTCCACAAGAAGAAACGGGAAGCAAGATGGTCATGTAGAAACTTTAAATAACCAGACAGATTAGTATACGGAACTTTTTTGATAATAGCttaaccaaaagaaaaggaaaaacaaagagGAATTTCACTTTGGAACCAAGAAAGCAACAGGCAATTATTGCAAACATCCAATAGAATTGGAGATTTTCTTTAGTACCTTCACTGCACCTTCTTCAACGATAGACATCCGAGAAAGGCGATCATAATCTTGGCCAATCATACTTTTCAACTCTTCCATGAACTTGTAGTTTATTTCATATATGATCTGCACCAAAAAGATAAATAATATCTGGTGAAATTTGGAGTCAATAAGTCACAAAGTATAATGTGCTTGAGTTTGAATGACATTTGACATATTATCCTTATTGCTCCTTTCACACTTTCACCCCACTGTTGAAAATTtcccaaaagaacaaaagaaaacaagctTATGGTTGATCAACAAATCTTGTCATCAAGGACATGATTCAAGAATTTGGAAGGGAAAAAACACAATAAAATAAAGTCATTGATGCAATTTAAAGGTTTCACCTTTGCATGTAAcgttaaaatttaattatgccCAGAGCACAAGTAGCTGAAGGTGCATAGTATGTGAGTTCTGTGAAAGACAACTTACTTGTAAATGCCTTGGAAGAAGATTTCCTAGAAGATCAACAGGAATTTTCTCCAGTGCTTCAGCATGTACGGTATGGGTAGTAAAGGAGAAAACTCTACTTGTGATATCCCATGCTCTACTCCAATCCAAGTGCTCTTCATCTACAAGCACTCTCATGACCTCAGCTATTGCAAGCGATGGATGGGTATCATTTATCTGAAGAGCAACCTGAGCGAAAATTCCAGAGAATAGGCTAAGTATattagagaaaagaaaagatcctAATCACAGAAGAGATTACAGATACTACATTTTATCAaagccttttcttttttcccttctaaTCTATGAGCATGTGCACGAGTATGTTTTGTGTGTATATATCATTGGCTGAAAGTGCTAAATGTGATCAGCCTTTGGCAGTTTAATTGATGATCCAGAGCCTATCTTATAAGCACTCacgttattttctttttctctttttttttttggggggggggggggggggtggtgaGGGAGCATGGTGTTGGGGAAAACTGTTCATTTATttatgttttttatttaaacACCACCAGGTAAGTACAACCTTTTCAGGAAACTCATCAAAGTTATTGTGATCATCTCTAAACCTCCGAATGATATCTTGTAGTGATGCtgagacaaagaaataatgTTGCTTCAATCGTAGTTCCTTCCCCTGAAGTATGACAATTATGATAAAGAGGATTATGTTTGAGcttaaaagagagagagagagagagagagagattataTTTGAGCTTAAAGACACATAGGATTATGTTTCCAACAATTTGTAGATGATAACCAAATATAGTTTCAAAGACCCTGATGATGATAAAAGATACCAGCCACAtacaagaaaaagagaaaaagctaGGTGATGGCATAAGATAAGCAGGTGCACCACCAAAAATATGCGACTGCACAGTAGCATGATTACAAGTGAAGGTATAAGCCAAGCCAAGCAAACAAGTAGTGAGAACCTTTCATGCATTAAAAGAGGCATCTACACAAACTTGCACTAGAGAAATGATGACTTCATCCAAGGTCCCACCTATCAATAGATAAGCAACAATTAATATAAAgcatttaaaatttcaattgcaTAATGTCAACCCATGATAGAAGCTCCAACCCAAATCAAAGTTTGTTCACAGCTAATAGCCATGTATATGCTTTTGAGGACAATGTGGCTTGCCAGCTAAAATTATGTTCTCATAGATCAGGTAACGATGACTATCAGGAAATTAGTAGTAAGGTATCATAAGTACAAGTCATCACACTAACAAAGCAAAGCAGTCATTCAATCTATCCTGTCCTTAAAAGCAGTTTAGATTTACGTTGAATGATAGTCACAATAATTTTTAGCACCAATACAATGAATTGATTCCCAAATACAGTAAAACATAGGATGTACCTGATAGGAACGGTCATCTGGATAGAGTACATTGCTTATTGTTTCAGCCTTTTGTCTGTCCATAATTGCATTAATATAGTCACCAGTGTTATAAGACTCCTGAAAATACAAAGTTCAGAGCAGAAAACAAGGTGAAGGTTAGGAAACACACTAACCCATTGAATTATGAGAATCTAAAATTCTGATAGTGTTCAAACATAAAAATCTGTTTTCAGGGATCCTGAGATGTAAAAGGTTACATAGTTGTAACATCTTACAAGGGAACAAAATACACTACCATGTCATATTGATCACTTGGTTTAGCAGCCCATAATCGGAGGTTTATAGCATTCCGCGTTCCATAACCAGGTATGGGATTGTCATAAGCAACAGCCTCAACCTAGTGAGATAGTAAAAATTAAGCGACACATAAAAAACaactttaaaaaattacttCTATTCAGCATTATGCAACACTAGAGCTTTCTAATGAGAAAAGACCCAACCAAAACTAATATGTACATCAAAGGCGTACTGTAATCTTGAATGTAATAATGGAATCATCAGCTTACTGTTTCTCCAGGTATCCAAACTTTAATTGTCTGTCCCTGAATACCTTCCTCTTCAACTGTTCCATAGAACTTGTTATTGAAGAGTATCGCCAGCAAaagaacagatgcagacatttTAGACAAGGATAGATAATATGACCAGCAACCAAGAAACCAACTTAAAAGATCTGGCAATGTTAGTAATTTCAAACCTTCACAGGATATGATACATGAACCCTCTCTATTTCCCAGGGGTTCccaaagttcaaccaataatCAGGTTCTTCAAGCTGGAACCCATCCAATATGATCTGTCGAAACAAACCATACTGATAGCGCAGCCCATAACTGGAGATTACAACgaaaagaaatatataaaatttgttAAGTTTCATGTATGCAAATATGTGGTTATGTACCTAGTCAGAAAAAAGGATATCAATGAAAAATTCTGGAAGAAGGGTGCCACTGCAGGCTTATCTTTTGCttaacaaaaatatatatattatctaTATTTGCATCATTGTCTATTAAATTATCTTGAACATTTTTTATCCTTCCTCATTGCAATCCACATTACCCTTCCAACAACTAGTGGAGATAGTTCCAGATCAATTTAATCACTACTAAAACCGTTTCTGCTATATAATGAGCTTTATTACTATACTGGACGTTCCCGCATATATAGTTTTACTTCTCAAGAGAAATTAGAAGATATAAAAATAGATTGTGGGCTCTGACAACCTCCTAACCAGAAAACAGGCTGCCATGAAGGCTCTGCTCTGTTTGACAGTCTCACAGTGCCTCTCAAAAGGCAAATCCTGAACAAGGTCCTGATCACCTAGAGATCTGGAATGGATTAGGGTATCTCCAGCTTTTCCCTAACAAGCAGAGAGGCTGTTTCTAAGGTTATGATTTCCATCGAGAAGCTAACCAATTTGCCTTGAGTTAAAAAGCAGTTCTAAAATTAAAGGTACTCGAAAGGGATTCGGAGGTTGACattgaaaaaaatgataatTAATTTTAAAGATGACATAATCATGAAAATCATACCCCCATGCTGGATAATCTAGAGTTGCTAAAGAATCCATTTGGCAAGCACAAAGGCGAGCTAGGCCACCATTGCCAAGAGCTGCATCTCCTTCCTTTGGGGAGAAGGAAACAAGAAAAGCCTCAAATGAAAGTTAAGAATAAGCACAAGAGAAAGTAGAGACAAGGACCACACAGAAACAATTTACTCCAAATGCAGGAATCAAGGgttaaaatgcaatttgagTACATTCTTTTCATCATAAACAATTGCCAAAACAATCTTCTCAACCAAAAATGCCTAAAATTTTTTGAGCAACCATCTTTATCTTCCTTTCATTTTTACAAAGTAAGACATCTAGTACATTTTGTACTTAGATAATGGACTAAAATGATGAACAGACAATGAAACAAGCAAACCTGCTCTGCCACAACTTCAAACTCAAAACCAAGCTGGTTCAAAGCATCAGCATATTGGTCACGGATACCGAGGTTTATGACACTATTTGACAATGATCGACCTGATAATCAAAGAAGCAATTGTCAGTCAAAAGAACAAAAATCTTACAGCTACGTAAGCATGCCAGTGTCAAGGTGAGTGGGTATGTGGGTGTGGGTGTGGGTGTGCTTGTGAGCGTGCGGATGTCGGTGTAGgtgtatgtgtgtgtgagagagagagagtgtgtttgtgtgtgtcaTTTGCTTTCCTATTGCATGGCCTTTAGGCTTTACTAATACTTTTACTGAAAGATACATTCTACAATCAATGCAGCAACTAGTGAAGAAAAGTCTGTTATTCCATCTCCCAGTTTTAAAAAAGTACGAAACTTGTGGCATGTATGATAGGCTCAAGAGAAGATGTGGCACATATAGCACTAGCTAATTACTAAAGCACATGAAGAAATCAACCATCGCAGGGCACAACTTAAAAACAGAATGTACCCATAAGAAACTCAAGTGAAAGAAAGTAAAGGCGCTTGGGATCCTTTTTCTTAAAATATCGGTGAGTGTCATGCCACCGTTCAATTAGTCGATCTCTTACACTGTAAGACAATCCCTGCGCATACCAGTACAAAATGAATGGTCATGAAATGTAATATGAGAACTCAAGAATCAAACAGCTTTAATTGCTCTTTAAATGTGCAAACTTGGTGATGGTACATTACATCAAGTCAAACTAGAATGATATTGTCTTGGTCTTCTTCATTGATATAAGAGGAGTATTGAGTCTAAACTCCGCTCCTGACAAGAAGGCTGCATATAACCCTAAGCAAATATACAAATTTATATGCAGaacctggaatttttttttttttttgttcagtAGACTCGCATGGCATATGTTAATGAAAAAATAGAATTCATGTCGCTACTAACTGTAGAGGTGTGTGCTTAGATAGGTAAATCATCTCCTTTCCAACCATTTAACTGATTTTATGAGATGGTAATTCAACAAGGATCTGAACTTCAATGCACAGGACCACCAGTAAGGCCAAAGAATAGAATCCAACATTCCAACCAGTACCTAAGAGTATTAGCGTTCATAATGATAAACAATCTTTCCAGCACCAACAGGTTATGCTTCAAGCTTTTAGGATTcaaaaatttgtgaaattacACAAAGATCATTCATTTGAGCATGAACTTCTACTAGACGTGCAACAAATTCATATATTACGGAAAGAAGACACTTAAGACGCCTTCATTGTGCATCCCAATTCTCCATCTATCAGGGCACTGTGCATTATATTTGTGGCATCGACCACCAACCAATGAAACCTCTAATAGAACCACAGGAAGGGGAGGGAGGAGCGCTACCTGATAAGCctcaaaatcatcaaaaataaaCCTTGACCTGGCCACAGTATACTCAACATGATCAAGAATATCTTTCTGTAAACTAAATGAATCATTCTTTAGAAACGCATCCATGAACCCAAACATTTTCTCCACCTTGGCTTTCCTCTCCCCAGATTCCATCCCCAGCCCAGCTTTCCTCACCACCACCCCTCTTCCACTCACCAACCCCACTCCACCACTCCCACTCACGCTGCCATCACCGTCAATAGCGTCCACTAATGCCTCCTTAATCCTCTCCAAGCTCTCAGTATCTTCAACCTTCTTCCCATCAGAATCAGTCACAAAAAAACTCTTAACAAAGTACTCTCCTTCCAATTCAACAGTGGCTCTTTCAATTGTGAGGCCAAGGATTTTGAAGGCCCGAGTAATGACCTGGAGAAGTCCAATCCTGTTCCGGGCTCTGATCAAGAAAAGGGTTGAATCCAAACTATCCTCGTTTTGCACAGTGATCATGGTCGAGGAGTTTGAGGGTACAGCTGAAGGCGTGGTTTCAGTGAGTTGCTGGGGTTCATTATTGTCATTGGAGGCTCGAGGTGGGATCAAGTGGCGACCATTGGAGGTGCGGAACCGAACTGAAAATGGGCTGCGTAGATTGCAGGGtggaagaagggaaaagggtcTTTGCTGGAGTGATGGCGTGGTGAGAAAAGAGACTGAAATTGCTGCTGACATTACCGTTGTTGAGGTTTTAATGAAAATGGAGGATttgttcaatttgtgattgacaAATTGTCTAAATAAAGCCTACATTTGGTCTACGGTTGAGTAGAGAATAGGACTGAGGAACTAGTAGAAGCTGCATCCTCCGCTTCTTCCGTTTTCTTTTGTGAGACTGTTTTGGGAACTGgcaagaaggaaggaaggaaggaaggaaggaaggagcGGAAGTGAGTGAGATCTTTTTGGTTTTCCCAAGAAGAAACTTCTTTTAgttaaaaaatcatgaaaaagcaAGAGGTTTCACGAGAAACTACAAATCTCATCTCACGTGGAGCAAGCGTAACTACTCACCGAAAAGGCTTTTGACTATCGCTAGAAAGGAGTTTATAAATCAATGAAAGGAAAAGATTAATTACCCTAAGCTCCCTGAACATGACCCGCAGTTGGACTTTGCCTCACTCAAGAAAAACTTTGGATCTTTAGGTCCTATAGTAAGtgattttcatatttttttttcaagtgatTTCCATCAAAATACACCGTGATTTCACTCCAAGCTGCCCTCTGTTTGAATGTTAAAAGTTTAAAGACAAAATTTATCCTTCAAAATACGGTgtattagcaacttccaagatcttaatttttttaatcttgTTTCTTTATCGACAAGGaaaaattcttattcttataaTTTTATGCCATGACAAGTCTTCTATGGTAGTTACTTCATATTCCAATTTCTCAGTTATAGAAATACAATGTGGAGTCTAATTTTAGCATCTAAAAATATTGACCAAAAGGGAATAAAATGGCGTAATATTGTGTTTGCATTATACATTATTTCTACCTTATTTACACACACTGACTTGTTCAcatcatcaacacatttttcaatcacttttttatctcacatatatcatatcaaaaaagtgttacagtagtttttcacaaaattatctcaaataatttactatcaAAACACACAAGATGGAGCCTAAGTGATGAGTAAGAAAAACTATGCACATTACAGATAAAATGATGGTTCCTAAATCAGCTCATTTTCTAAATTAGATGATAATCACACGACCTTTTATTCTCAGTTTGAGTCAAAGTTCCACAATATTAATCCAAAAAATATCTTCATTGTTTCACGATTAAATGTGTGATCTCAAAAAATTGATATCATGGTACATGGGTAAATGTGTAAATTATTCTAAACTAAATAAAGAAGGGAGTTAATGAATTATGAATGAGAGGGCAAATACTTTGACCTCTTATTTGTCTTTTAAACTCATGCTCAACTTGAATTTAATGtgtttcctcaaaaaaaaataaaataatgtatGTCCCTTTATTTTAagcattttatatatattatctaTTATATACTCCATcagtcccattttgatagtcctgtattcctttttcatctgtcccaaattgtagtccactttccaattgaagaatgtagttgtattttaattttcctaaaataccattattcaatgtaagtagttgttactataaacctaccccatttgatgagagttgattctttttttaccatcaattcaagttttcataaagttgtaccatatttaatgtgagggtattttagaaaaatagcaatctaaatttacttttgcaacaaagttaactactttttcttaaactgtgtgaaaaaagaaacatgactatcaaagtggaacgGAGGAAGGACGTTATATCTCCCCATTGGTTGGAAAGTAACCTTTTATGCAGTTGCTCCAACTGACGTAAATTTTTCTAATTGTCAGAGCCGCACTACTCCGGCTGAAAAGAGAGACTCCACGTCTGGAAACTTCGATAACATTCTGGGCTTTCTTACGTGTATTTCCAGACTcgtctctctctttcttctacCCTCCTCCTTACCTTTTAATTCCCCCGTCAACTCCTACTGATATACTTGCAATGCAAAATACACCTACTGTCTGAAAGCAAAAGTTAATTATTCATACGCCAACCTTTTCTTCTCATTCTTCACAAACACTTGTACACAGAACAAGGGAAGTGAAATGGGCGTGGACTATTACAAAATCTTGCAGGTGGATAAAAGTGCGAAGGATGAAGATTTAAAGAAAGCTTATAGAAAGCTGGCGATGAAATGGCATCCTGACAAGAACCCCAACAACAAGAAGGAAGCTGAGGCCAAATTCAAACAGATTTCAGAAGCCTATGAGGTAGTTTACCGACAACATGCAACACACTCCTCTGTTTAATTCctcttcaaatttaatttctttctttagcTTACTAAAGGGCATCCGCACGACATTGGTGGTGTCTTTGAATTGTCTAATAATTTCATTCTCTTAGCTATACTTTTGTTACTGAATTCTGTCTATTTCATTTGGGTTTTAATGTTTCTTGATATGAATGTTCTCATTTCGGAGAAAAGTGCCAACATTTCTGTCTTCAGGATTGCTTTTGTTGACTAATTAATAATGCCACCTTCTTCAGAGTGCTCATGGCATTGAAATTTGATCATGTACCATAGGTTCAGGATTTGGCTCTCTGTTTGTTGAAAATCATTCACAACAATGATTCTAGACCACATAAAAATCTACTCTTGGCTGACGTCGATATGTCTGCTTTTCATTTCAAAGACAAGGATCCATCTGTGATTCTGTGTGATTGAATAAGATATTGATCTAGTTGATTCTTTGGGTTTAGGTATTAAGCGATCCTGAAAAGAGGGCCATCTATGATCAGTATGGGGAAGAAGGCCTAAAAGGGCAAGTGCCGCCACCTGGTGCTGGTGGGCCTGGCGGGGCGACGTTCTTCCAGACTGGAGATGGACCAAATGTGTTCAGATTCAATCCCAGAAATGCAAATGatatttttgatgaatttttcgGTTTTTCGACTCCATTTGGTGGGATGGGAGGTGCTGTTGGCATGAATGGTGGTGGTACAAGGTTTCCTAGTTCAATGTTTGGAGATGATATATTTAGTTCATTTGGAGAGGGTAGAACCATGAATTCGGTTCCTAGGAAAGCACCGCCAATCGAGCAAAATTTGCCTTGCAGTCTCGAAGAGCTTTACAAGGGAACTACCAAGAAGATGAAGATTTCAAGAGAAATAGCTGATGCAAGTGGGTAAGTGTTAATCTAGGCATTCATCATAATGTTGctaaaagtcatattttatgtTGCCAGCATATCTTTCGTGATCAACAACTCAGTTGCTTCTGTTGATGGTCGGGGTTTATGTCATAGTAACTTAGGCTTATCCTATGGCTTATGCCTGAAGTTGTGCATCCCTAAAAGAGCATTGCATGGAAAAAACTCTCTATCTTGAATACCTATGCTACAGATGTTCAGCTAGAATTGATGTTTTCGTAGTTTATAATTGTGATTCCTCTCTGGTTGGTGCTATTGTGCGTCTTAACAGCTGATGTTATTCTTCTACAGGAAGACGTTACCAGTACAGGAGATTCTGACCATTGACATCAGGCCTGGATGGAAGAAAGGAACTAAGATTACATTTCCAGAGAAGGGGAATGAACAACCAAATGTTATTCCTTCAGATCTGGTATTCATAATTGATGAAAAACCACACAGTGTGTTCAAAAGAGATGGCAATGATCTTGTTGTCACACAGAAGATATCACTTGCTGAAGCATTAACGGGGTACACAGTCCATCTTACGACGTTGGATGGGAGGAAATTAACTGTACCTATCAACGCTCCCATTCATCCTGATTATGAAGAAGTCGTCCCAAGAGAAGGGATGCCTATTCGCCAAGAGCCCTCAAAGAGGGGGTAATCTCAGGATCAAGTTCAACATCAAGTTCCCAACCGGGTTGACGGCTGAGCAAAAGTCGGGAATCAAGAAGTTGCTTTCTCCTTGAGGTTGCGCTCCACATCTTCCTTTTGTCCATTCTTCCTACCCCTGCCCTTCTCTCTTTGTACCTTTGTATGATTGCATTGCTTGCACGCTCCACTCGAGTTAAAAGGCAAAATGCAATGTATGAGGCAGAAGATAGTGTAATATATCTATCGGGTTTTTGGTATCTTTCTTAGCGGTAGTTTGAAAGGGTCGTGAGCTACCTAGTACTGCAACAAACCTTGTATTGAAAGGGGAAGACAAT
This portion of the Coffea arabica cultivar ET-39 chromosome 2e, Coffea Arabica ET-39 HiFi, whole genome shotgun sequence genome encodes:
- the LOC113726070 gene encoding uncharacterized protein isoform X1 encodes the protein MSAAISVSFLTTPSLQQRPFSLLPPCNLRSPFSVRFRTSNGRHLIPPRASNDNNEPQQLTETTPSAVPSNSSTMITVQNEDSLDSTLFLIRARNRIGLLQVITRAFKILGLTIERATVELEGEYFVKSFFVTDSDGKKVEDTESLERIKEALVDAIDGDGSVSGSGGVGLVSGRGVVVRKAGLGMESGERKAKVEKMFGFMDAFLKNDSFSLQKDILDHVEYTVARSRFIFDDFEAYQGLSYSVRDRLIERWHDTHRYFKKKDPKRLYFLSLEFLMGRSLSNSVINLGIRDQYADALNQLGFEFEVVAEQEGDAALGNGGLARLCACQMDSLATLDYPAWGYGLRYQYGLFRQIILDGFQLEEPDYWLNFGNPWEIERVHVSYPVKFYGTVEEEGIQGQTIKVWIPGETVEAVAYDNPIPGYGTRNAINLRLWAAKPSDQYDMESYNTGDYINAIMDRQKAETISNVLYPDDRSYQGKELRLKQHYFFVSASLQDIIRRFRDDHNNFDEFPEKVALQINDTHPSLAIAEVMRVLVDEEHLDWSRAWDITSRVFSFTTHTVHAEALEKIPVDLLGNLLPRHLQIIYEINYKFMEELKSMIGQDYDRLSRMSIVEEGAVKSIRMANLSIVCCQIVNGVSKVHLDLLKERVFKDFYELWPQKFQYKTNGVTQRRWVVVSNPNLSSLISKWLGTESWIRNVDLLAGLRQHVSDPDLQREWKMVKKVNKARLAEYIETLSGIKVSLDAMFDVQIKRIHEYKRQLLNILGIIHRYDCIKNMETSDRRKVVPRVCIIGGKAAPGYDIAKKIIKLCHVVAEKINNDADIGDLLKLVFIPDYNVSVAELVIPGSDLSQHLSTAGHEASGTGSMKFLMNGCLLLATADGAIVEIMEEVGADNMFLFGAKVNEVPALHEKGASLKAPLQFLRVVRMVRDGYFGFKDYFKSLCDTLEDGKDFYLLGYDFASYLEAQAAADRTFVDPEKWIHMSILSTAGSGKFSSDKTIEEYAKHTWGIEPCKCPF
- the LOC113726070 gene encoding uncharacterized protein isoform X2 produces the protein MSAAISVSFLTTPSLQQRPFSLLPPCNLRSPFSVRFRTSNGRHLIPPRASNDNNEPQQLTETTPSAVPSNSSTMITVQNEDSLDSTLFLIRARNRIGLLQVITRAFKILGLTIERATVELEGEYFVKSFFVTDSDGKKVEDTESLERIKEALVDAIDGDGSVSGSGGVGLVSGRGVVVRKAGLGMESGERKAKVEKMFGFMDAFLKNDSFSLQKDILDHVEYTVARSRFIFDDFEAYQGLSYSVRDRLIERWHDTHRYFKKKDPKRLYFLSLEFLMGRSLSNSVINLGIRDQYADALNQLGFEFEVVAEQEGDAALGNGGLARLCACQMDSLATLDYPAWGYGLRYQYGLFRQIILDGFQLEEPDYWLNFGNPWEIERVHVSYPVKFYGTVEEEGIQGQTIKVWIPGETVEAVAYDNPIPGYGTRNAINLRLWAAKPSDQYDMESYNTGDYINAIMDRQKAETISNVLYPDDRSYQVALQINDTHPSLAIAEVMRVLVDEEHLDWSRAWDITSRVFSFTTHTVHAEALEKIPVDLLGNLLPRHLQIIYEINYKFMEELKSMIGQDYDRLSRMSIVEEGAVKSIRMANLSIVCCQIVNGVSKVHLDLLKERVFKDFYELWPQKFQYKTNGVTQRRWVVVSNPNLSSLISKWLGTESWIRNVDLLAGLRQHVSDPDLQREWKMVKKVNKARLAEYIETLSGIKVSLDAMFDVQIKRIHEYKRQLLNILGIIHRYDCIKNMETSDRRKVVPRVCIIGGKAAPGYDIAKKIIKLCHVVAEKINNDADIGDLLKLVFIPDYNVSVAELVIPGSDLSQHLSTAGHEASGTGSMKFLMNGCLLLATADGAIVEIMEEVGADNMFLFGAKVNEVPALHEKGASLKAPLQFLRVVRMVRDGYFGFKDYFKSLCDTLEDGKDFYLLGYDFASYLEAQAAADRTFVDPEKWIHMSILSTAGSGKFSSDKTIEEYAKHTWGIEPCKCPF